The Dehalobacter sp. DCM sequence ATCATAGCGACAGCTACGCTGCAACACTCGTTCCGCAAATGATCGAGATGGGTATTGATATCTGGCAGGGTTGTATGACAACCAACAATGTTCCTGAACTTATTAAAACCTATGGCGGTAAAATTTCTTTTATGGGGGATATCGACAGCGGCGTTGTCGACCATCCGGGCTGGTCACGGGAAGAAATTGCTAAATATGTTGAAATTGCTTGTAAGCGATGCGGAAAATTATACTTTATTCCAAATTTATCCCAAGGTTTAAATTTTTCTTCTTTCCCCGGCGTATACGATACAACCAGTGAAGAAATTGACAAAATCAGCAAACGGATGTTTTAACTCCAAGATAACAACCACGAATTGAAGTATATAACAATGTCTTTTAACGGCATTAGCGGATCAATACCTTTCGGTCTTGGTCCGTTTTTTTATTTATATCGTTGTATTGTCATTTGTTTAACACTATCTAAGAAGTAAAAAATGATGATGAAGTAATAACATTACTTACCTAACCAATTTATGAATTTTTTTTGAATTAATGTGAAATATATGCTATGAGGTGATTTTTATATGACTAAAGACAGACGCAAAGATAATGACGTTATCACTACGAATAATTCTCTGACAAAAAGATTCCCCAGTAAAACGCTCGCACCGTATATGACAGCAGGTGGTTTATATGGTGCTTCGATTGGAATGCCATTTCTTGGCAGCATGGATTCAGAATCAGATGATAAAAAGTAGTCGGAGGAACGTTGCTGTGGCTGAAAATAAAAAGAAGGAAACCCATTGGACTATACCGGTGGAAAAGCACGAAACTGCAGCCTGGACAAGCAAATTCGAATCGAAGAAATCCTTGTCCAATGTCGGAATCCCCGGAGAGCTTGAAGTACGTAATGCCAAGGAATATGTTGACTCCAATGAAAAATAACACGTATTTCATGTGAATCAAATTATCGTATATCATTTATTAATGAAAAGGATTGCTTTGATGGGTTCTGGCAATCTTTTTCATTTGTTATAATTATTTTTGGCACATGTATTATTCCATTATCTATTGCTGTTTTACAAGTGACTTATTCACGGGTGTAATTCTAATAAATAAATTTGAAGGAACATATACATCATGAAACCTGATTCAGCCAAAAAAGTAATCCTGCTTATGATTGGTTCTTTGTCTCTGATTATTGGTGTGATCGGAATCATCCTACCGGTAATGCCGACCACACCATTTCTTTTGCTCTCTGCGTTTTGTTATATGCGAAGTTCAGAAAAACTCTACGGTTTCTTAATCAATCACCCGCTGTTCGGAAAGTATATCGATAGCTACATGACCTATCGGGCGGTTCCTAAAACCGCTAAAATCAGCGCCCTGATCTTCTTATGGCTGTCAATGTCTATCTCCATTTTCTTCATTTCGATCCTGCATGTGAGGATCATTCTAGGTATTGTTGGCATCGCAGTCAGCATTCATCTTATTTTGCTGAAAACGATGGATCAGGTTGAAATTAACCTCGGTGAATCCGATGGGGATCATTGTCCAAAGGATAGTCTCGATGATAAGCGCGCAGAGGAGACCGCCGAATAAAGGCAAAAAGAAATCTGCACGTCATTATATTATAGTTTTAAGGTAGACAAGGTACTAGTCTGCTGCTAATTTCCGGTAATTTTCATAGCGGATACGTGCATGCTCTTCTGCCTGGTTAAACATATCTCCCGCGATCTCCGGAAAAACATTCTTCAGTGAAGAATAACGGATCTCACTTTCCAGAAATTCTTTAAAATCACCTTTGGGTTCTTTGGAATCGAGGATAAACGGATTTTTACCCTGTTGCTTCAGGAGGGGATTATAGCGGTAGAGGTGCCAATAGCCGGCTTCTACCGCTTTTTTCTGCTGCGTCAAGCTTGTTCCCATACCCTGTTTGATTCCGTGGTTAAAACAGGTGGAATAAGCGATGACCAACGAGGGTCCCGGGTAACGCTCGGCTTCAGTAATCGCTTTGATGGTTTGGATCATATTGGCACCCATAGCGATTTGGGCAACGTAGACATAGCCATAGGACATCGCCATCATGCCCAGATCCTTCTTACGTATTTTCTTTCCGGCAGCGGCGAATTTAGCGACTGCTGCCGTCGGAGTTGCTTTAGACGACTGTCCGCCGGTATTGGAATATACTTCTGTATCCATGACAAAAAGATTGATATCATCACCACTGGCGAGAACATGGTCAACACCGTTATAGCCGATATCATAAGCCCACCCGTCTCCGCCGATGGCCCATACCGATCGTTTCACCAAGTAATCTTTGCGTTGTATAATCTCGTCGATAACTGAATTATTCGGTACAGGGTTCTGGTCTAATAATCGGACAATTTTATCGGACACCAGCCGCGACCGATCGCCATCGGCATACGCGTCCAGCCATTCTCTGAATAAAATTTTCAAATCTTCCGGGATATCCATATTTAACGCTTCCTGTATAAGGACTGCTATCTTCTCCCTGATCTGATTTGTACCGAGGACCATGCCATAACCATACTCGGCATTGTTTTCAAAGAGTGAATTGGCCCAAGCCGGACCTCTTCCTTCGGCATTGGTCGTATACGGTATGGAAGGATAACTTCCTCCCCAAATCGACGAGCAGCCGGTGGCATTGGCAATCATCATCCGTTCGCCAAAGAGCTGGGTCATCAGCTTGATATACGGGGTTTCCCCACAGCCCGGGCAAGCGCCGTTAAATTCCAGCAGCGGCCGAATGAACTGACTTCCTTTTAAGGTATACCGGTCAGCCCGATCCTCTTTTGGCGTCACACTGACAGCGTATTCCCAGTTCTCCAACTCCATCTCAATTTCTTGCTCTGCCGGTTTCATGATCAGGGCTTTGCCGGGTGCAGGACAAATATCGGCGCAGTTCATACAGCCTGTGCAATCCAGCGGCGCGACCTGGATACGGTAATGATAGCCTTCCAATCCTTTCCCCGCAGCTTCCTTTGTCTTAAACGTATCTGGAGCCTTGGCTTTTTCCTCCTCGTTTAATAAGAATGGCCGGATTGTTGCGTGGGGGCAAATATAGGAACATTGATTGCATTGGATACACTTGTCAATCTGCCATTCCGGGATATTGACAGCGATACCCCGTTTTTCATAGGCGGTTGTTCCCAGCGGCGTGCGGCCGTCTTCCATACCGACAAACGTGCTGACAGGAAGTTCATCTCCCTCGAGGCGGGCACTCGGCCGATGGATTTTTTTGATGAATTCGGGTTCATCCTTCACATCAATTGCGAAAAAGCTCTGATTGTTTGTATCCTTGCTCTCTGCATGAAGCCAGGTCTCTGGCACTTCTATCTTAATGAGCTGACGTATGCCCTGATCCACAGCGTCATTATTCATAGCCACAATCTTCTGTCCTTTGCGGCCATATGTCTTTTCGATTGAATTTTTCAAATAGGCAACCGCATCTTCAATGGGAATCACTTTCGTCAGCTGAAAGAAAGCAGCCTGCATGACCATGTTGATCCTGCCGCCGAGACCGATTTGTGTGGCAATCTCGATAGCATCAATGACATAGAATTGGATGTTGTTTTGGGCAATAATCTGTTTTAAATAAACCGGCAGGTTCTGATCGAGTTCCTCCGTGGTTTTCCACGGGCAGTTCAGAACAAAAATACCGTTTTTCTTTAATCCCTTTAAGAGATCATAATGGTAGATAAACGATTTATTGTGACACGCGATATAGTCCGCCTTAATAACCAAATACCGCGACTTAATCGGCTTTTTACCAAAGCGGAGATGGGATACTGTGGTTCCTCCGGACTTTTTGCTGTCATAAGAAAAGTATGCTTGGACATTAAGATCGGTATTATCCCCGATAATCTTTACCGCGGACTTATTCGCTCCGACAGTTCCGTCGGAACCTAACCCCCAAAACTTACAGCTGATCGTTCCTTCCGGGGTAGTATCAATGGCTTCTTCCTCCGGCAGCGACTGGTGGGAAACATCATCGGCAATGCCGATGGTAAAATGGTTTTTGGGATTGTCCTGCTTCAAGTTATTATAGACTGCGAGAATTTGTGACGGTGTCGTATCCTTGGAACCTAATCCGTAACGGCCGCCTATGATGACCGGCCTTTCCGTTAGGGGCCCATCCATCCTATGATTAAATAACTCAATAACATCTAAATAGAGCGGTTCTCCCAAAGA is a genomic window containing:
- a CDS encoding DUF3787 domain-containing protein, with the protein product MAENKKKETHWTIPVEKHETAAWTSKFESKKSLSNVGIPGELEVRNAKEYVDSNEK
- a CDS encoding YbaN family protein, coding for MKPDSAKKVILLMIGSLSLIIGVIGIILPVMPTTPFLLLSAFCYMRSSEKLYGFLINHPLFGKYIDSYMTYRAVPKTAKISALIFLWLSMSISIFFISILHVRIILGIVGIAVSIHLILLKTMDQVEINLGESDGDHCPKDSLDDKRAEETAE
- the nifJ gene encoding pyruvate:ferredoxin (flavodoxin) oxidoreductase; this encodes MPNKTATMDGNEAAARASYALTEVAAIFPITPSSPMAEGVDEWSAHGKKNIFGQPVKVVEMESEAGAAGALHGSLAAGALTTTYTASQGLLLMIPNMYKLAGELLPAVFHVSARAIATHALSIFGDHQDVMACRQTGFALLSSTNVQEAMDLGYTAHLAAIKSRVPFLHFFDGFRTSHEYQKINEIGQEQIEPLVDHQALETFRYDSLNPEHPLVKGSTQNPDVYFQFREASNPFYEQVPDIVDGYMREIEKISGRAYHPFDYYGASDAEYVIVAMGSVCDTIEETIDYLQSKGEKAGVLIVHLYRPFSAKYFFRVLPKTVKKIAILDRTKEPGSLGEPLYLDVIELFNHRMDGPLTERPVIIGGRYGLGSKDTTPSQILAVYNNLKQDNPKNHFTIGIADDVSHQSLPEEEAIDTTPEGTISCKFWGLGSDGTVGANKSAVKIIGDNTDLNVQAYFSYDSKKSGGTTVSHLRFGKKPIKSRYLVIKADYIACHNKSFIYHYDLLKGLKKNGIFVLNCPWKTTEELDQNLPVYLKQIIAQNNIQFYVIDAIEIATQIGLGGRINMVMQAAFFQLTKVIPIEDAVAYLKNSIEKTYGRKGQKIVAMNNDAVDQGIRQLIKIEVPETWLHAESKDTNNQSFFAIDVKDEPEFIKKIHRPSARLEGDELPVSTFVGMEDGRTPLGTTAYEKRGIAVNIPEWQIDKCIQCNQCSYICPHATIRPFLLNEEEKAKAPDTFKTKEAAGKGLEGYHYRIQVAPLDCTGCMNCADICPAPGKALIMKPAEQEIEMELENWEYAVSVTPKEDRADRYTLKGSQFIRPLLEFNGACPGCGETPYIKLMTQLFGERMMIANATGCSSIWGGSYPSIPYTTNAEGRGPAWANSLFENNAEYGYGMVLGTNQIREKIAVLIQEALNMDIPEDLKILFREWLDAYADGDRSRLVSDKIVRLLDQNPVPNNSVIDEIIQRKDYLVKRSVWAIGGDGWAYDIGYNGVDHVLASGDDINLFVMDTEVYSNTGGQSSKATPTAAVAKFAAAGKKIRKKDLGMMAMSYGYVYVAQIAMGANMIQTIKAITEAERYPGPSLVIAYSTCFNHGIKQGMGTSLTQQKKAVEAGYWHLYRYNPLLKQQGKNPFILDSKEPKGDFKEFLESEIRYSSLKNVFPEIAGDMFNQAEEHARIRYENYRKLAAD